In Leptospira licerasiae serovar Varillal str. VAR 010, the sequence ACTTCATTTGATTTAAAAATAGCAAAAGAGGTTTTATGAAACGTATCCTATTATGGTCCCTTTTGGCCGTCCTCCTGGCGATCCCGGTCTTTATAAGCTTTGGGATCTGGTCCGCAAGCAACCAGTTACTATTTCCTGTTTGGAGAGATAACCGCGACTTCTCCGCATGTAATCCGGAAACCGAAAACCATTGGGGACCTTCTTGTGGAAATTTAAGAAACTCTAATGAGTTCAAATTCGAAGAACTCAAGATACCTTCCTCAAACGGATTCGATCTTCCTACTTGGAAAATCAGCTCTCTCCAAAATGGAAAAGGTAAATCAAAAGGTGCGATCTTTTTAGTGCACGGAGGTGGAAGCGATAAAAGAGAAATGACAAAACATATCCGCTTCTTTTTGAAAAGAGGGTTAGATGTTTTCAGTTTCGATTTCGGTTGTCATGGGGAGGCTAGTTGTGAGGTCCCAGGTCTAAGTTACGGTTATAGGGAGTCTAAAGATGTATTGTCCATGTATCGCTATCTTGCAAAAGAATATGATCGGATCTATGCGCTGGGAAGTTCCGTGGGAGCTTCTTCTATTCTGATCTCAGTGCCCGAGATGCAAAAACTTTCAGCGGTTATCGTTGAAAATCCAATGTATAATTTTGAAAGATTGATCTTAGAATTTCCCGGTACAGAGAAAGACATTCCGGCTTTGTTTTCTCATCTTCTGATCAAACTCGCTCAATTTAGAGGGAAGTTTGAAACTATTCCAAGCCCGGCGAGTTCTTTAAAGAAGGTTAGCTCAGTGC encodes:
- a CDS encoding alpha/beta hydrolase, with the protein product MKRILLWSLLAVLLAIPVFISFGIWSASNQLLFPVWRDNRDFSACNPETENHWGPSCGNLRNSNEFKFEELKIPSSNGFDLPTWKISSLQNGKGKSKGAIFLVHGGGSDKREMTKHIRFFLKRGLDVFSFDFGCHGEASCEVPGLSYGYRESKDVLSMYRYLAKEYDRIYALGSSVGASSILISVPEMQKLSAVIVENPMYNFERLILEFPGTEKDIPALFSHLLIKLAQFRGKFETIPSPASSLKKVSSVPIFFIHSKEDQVVPFRQSQDLAEIYKGPKMIWFPEKGEHGGVWNINPNEYEKRLSAFLDSAQ